In Canis aureus isolate CA01 chromosome 6, VMU_Caureus_v.1.0, whole genome shotgun sequence, one genomic interval encodes:
- the DCST2 gene encoding DC-STAMP domain-containing protein 2 isoform X3, with the protein MPKVSKDVVYPLGAEESSMTRAAVRSMGAFSLGLSLATAYGLLELLVRVTVFLLLPQAFSKHGRTLLLVAAFGLVLQGPCANMLRNFTQASEAVACGAELALNQTAEVLERAKQPLVSALSKIKAIAQKTKAVADRIRKFFRSIMDGVKHIARALRNVWYWLLHIGDVCNSELGNPYVKCAHVFENAKDNCMMLIPRAHHLCYVFMPFKLVLCGLASVVQVFCVIPKYIQPFLRKTLGTPVMKLINRVRQEFEFNVTVAHHFSVDLNASRSLSQVALDLKEAVTLKLYHVREALALMGYTTPLLLTILYLQALLYRYCYLNWISYDNVYITSRFLHMEAVRSRAGLPTVLPLSAHEARHYIQPGAPDVQREGSIDGEWMPTKGCVDMFTWRSSLGGRGSGCPRRDGPSSLRAPAHPCPEVMTASTAGSIFLSRWEQIFYVLAIFNLVRHLLLVLLLVFLDYAVFWVLDLARHQLQGEIVARSPVLVSITVEGTGYTGNVYRDLVSAFDVLQQSNISILSQRCLLRPSEPNSTGYIVIGIMYGLCFFVTLFGSYVSRLRRVICASYYPSQEQERISYLYDLLLSRRSSPLAALHRTVRRRAADQGHTSVLQELATRFSCLNPVVSHFWQHQDYCLGCGQPHAQEDTENFVSCSTPGCQGLFCPTCFRLLHNTCSVCAAPLSHQGDLDLELDSSDEEGPRLWLAAARRKDREQERLLRRQLQEALGKTLSSEPSPKVSDLDEKGCWQRTHRWRPPGVQSLRIPMPPGPTDDLRNPLLPVQEPSLSASNLPAPDPSHPPPK; encoded by the exons ATGCCCAAAGTCTCAAAGGACGTGGTGTACCCCCTGGGGGCAGAGGAGTCCAGCATGACGCGGGCTGCAGTCCGCAGCATGGGGGCATTTAGCCTGGGCTTGTCCTTGGCCACAGCCTACGGTCTCCTGGAGCTGCTG GTCCGGGTCACTGTCTTCCTGCTGCTGCCTCAGGCATTCTCCA AGCACGGCCGGACACTGCTGTTGGTGGCTGCCTTTGGGTTGGTGCTTCAAGGACCTTGTGCCAACATGCTGCGCAACTTCACACAGGCCAGCGAGGCTGTGGCCTGTGGGGCCGAACTGGCCTTGAACCAGACTGCGGAAGTGCTGGAGCGGGCCAAGCAGCCTCTTGTCA GTGCTCTGAGCAAGATTAAAGCCATTGCCCAGAAGACCAAAGCGGTGGCTGACCGGATACGCAAGTTCTTTCGGTCAATCATGGATGGTGTGAAGCATATAG CCAGGGCCCTGAGGAACGTGTGGTATTGGCTCCTGCATATCGGTGATGTGTGCAACTCAGAGCTAGGCAACCCGTACGTGAAGTGTGCACATGTCTTCGAAAATGCCAAGGACAACTGCATGATGCTTATACCACGTGCCCACCACCTGTGCTATGTGTTCATGCCCTTCAAGCTAGTGCTCTGTGGACTCGCCAGTG TGGTTCAGGTGTTCTGTGTCATCCCCAAGTACATCCAACCCTTCTTACGCAAGACCCTGGGCACCC CCGTGATGAAGTTAATTAACCGAGTACGACAGGAGTTTGAGTTCAACGTGACAGTTGCCCACCACTTCTCTGTGGATCTCAACGCCTCCCGGAGCTTGTCCCAGGTGGCTCTGGACCTCAAGGAAGCTGTCACCCTGAAGCTGTACCACGTCCGAGAGGCCCTGGCTCTGATGGGCTACACCACACCTCTGCTGCTCACGATTCTCTACCTTCA AGCTCTGCTCTACCGGTACTGTTACCTGAACTGGATCAGTTACGACAACGTCTACATCACCAGCCGATTCCTGCACATGGAGGCTGTCCGCTCCAGGGCAGGACTGCCCACGGTGCTGCCACTCAGTGCCCACGAGGCCAGGCACTACATCCAGCCGG GAGCCCCGGACgtccagagagagggaagcatAGATGGGGAGTGGATGCCAACCAAGGGATGTGTGGACATGTTCACATGGAGAAgcagcctggggggcagggggtcagGATGCCCCAGGAGGGATGGTCCCTCCAGCCTCAGAGCTCCTGCCCACCCTTGCCCAGAAGTCATGACAGCTTCCACAGCAG GTTCCATCTTCCTGTCCCGGTGGGAACAGATATTTTATGTCTTGGCAATCTTCAACCTTGTCCGACACCTGCTCCTCGTGCTGCTCCTGGTCTTCCTGGATTATGCCGTCTTCTGGGTGCTGGACTTGGCACGGCACCAGCTGCAGGGGGAGATTGTGGCCCGCA GCCCCGTGTTAGTATCCATAACCGTGGAAGGCACCGGCTATACTGGGAATGTTTACCGTGATCTGGTGTCAGCGTTCGACGTCCTGCAGCAGAGCAATATCAGTATCTTGTCCCAGCGCTGCCTCCTGCGCCCCTCTGAGCCCAATAGCACCGGTTATATCGTCATTG GCATCATGTACGGCCTCTGCTTCTTCGTCACGCTCTTCGGCAGCTATGTCAGTAGGCTGCGGCGGGTCATCTGTGCCTCCTACTACCCATCCCAGGAGCAG GAGAGGATCTCCTACCTCTACGATTTGCTTCTGAGCCGCCGGAGCAGTCCGCTGGCTGCTCTGCACCGAACCGTGAGGCGGCGGGCAGCTGACCAGGGCCACACAAGTGTCCTCCAGGAGCTGGCCACACG GTTCTCCTGCCTGAATCCGGTTGTCAGCCACTTTTGGCAGCACCAGGACTACTGCCTGGGCTGCGGGCAGCCCCACGCCCAGGAGGACACAGAGAACTTTGTGTCCTGCAGTACTCCAGGCTGCCAAG GTCTCTTCTGCCCCACCTGCTTCCGTCTCCTGCACAACACCTGCTCGGTGTGTGCAGCTCCCCTCTCCCACCAGGGAGACCTGGACCTGGAGCT GGACTCCAGTGACGAGGAAGGCCCCCGCCTATGGCTGGCAGCCGCCCGAAGAAAGGACCGGGAGCAGGAGCGGTTACTGCGCAGGCAGCTGCAGGAGGCCCTGGGCAAGACCCTCTCTTCTGAACCTAGCCCCAAGGTAAG TGACCTGGATGAGAAGGGCTGTTGGCAGAGGACACACAGGTGGCGACCACCTGGGGTCCAGTCTCTCAGGATTCCCATGCCCCCTGGCCCCACAGATGACCTCAGAAATCCTCTGCTCCCAGTTCAGGAGCCCAGCCTCTCAGCTTCTAATCTCCCTGCTCCTgatccctcccacccacccccaaaataa
- the DCST2 gene encoding DC-STAMP domain-containing protein 2 isoform X5, whose product MPKVSKDVVYPLGAEESSMTRAAVRSMGAFSLGLSLATAYGLLELLVEGHSPWGCLVGTLTLATFLSLGMGFSRQVRVTVFLLLPQAFSSALSKIKAIAQKTKAVADRIRKFFRSIMDGVKHIARALRNVWYWLLHIGDVCNSELGNPYVKCAHVFENAKDNCMMLIPRAHHLCYVFMPFKLVLCGLASVVQVFCVIPKYIQPFLRKTLGTPVMKLINRVRQEFEFNVTVAHHFSVDLNASRSLSQVALDLKEAVTLKLYHVREALALMGYTTPLLLTILYLQALLYRYCYLNWISYDNVYITSRFLHMEAVRSRAGLPTVLPLSAHEARHYIQPGAPDVQREGSIDGEWMPTKGCVDMFTWRSSLGGRGSGCPRRDGPSSLRAPAHPCPEVMTASTAGSIFLSRWEQIFYVLAIFNLVRHLLLVLLLVFLDYAVFWVLDLARHQLQGEIVARSPVLVSITVEGTGYTGNVYRDLVSAFDVLQQSNISILSQRCLLRPSEPNSTGYIVIGIMYGLCFFVTLFGSYVSRLRRVICASYYPSQEQERISYLYDLLLSRRSSPLAALHRTVRRRAADQGHTSVLQELATRFSCLNPVVSHFWQHQDYCLGCGQPHAQEDTENFVSCSTPGCQGLFCPTCFRLLHNTCSVCAAPLSHQGDLDLELDSSDEEGPRLWLAAARRKDREQERLLRRQLQEALGKTLSSEPSPKVSDLDEKGCWQRTHRWRPPGVQSLRIPMPPGPTDDLRNPLLPVQEPSLSASNLPAPDPSHPPPK is encoded by the exons ATGCCCAAAGTCTCAAAGGACGTGGTGTACCCCCTGGGGGCAGAGGAGTCCAGCATGACGCGGGCTGCAGTCCGCAGCATGGGGGCATTTAGCCTGGGCTTGTCCTTGGCCACAGCCTACGGTCTCCTGGAGCTGCTGGTAGAAGGACAtagcccctggggctgcctggtGGGCACCCTCACTCTGGCCACCTTCCTCAGCCTGGGCATGGGATTCTCCCGCCAGGTCCGGGTCACTGTCTTCCTGCTGCTGCCTCAGGCATTCTCCA GTGCTCTGAGCAAGATTAAAGCCATTGCCCAGAAGACCAAAGCGGTGGCTGACCGGATACGCAAGTTCTTTCGGTCAATCATGGATGGTGTGAAGCATATAG CCAGGGCCCTGAGGAACGTGTGGTATTGGCTCCTGCATATCGGTGATGTGTGCAACTCAGAGCTAGGCAACCCGTACGTGAAGTGTGCACATGTCTTCGAAAATGCCAAGGACAACTGCATGATGCTTATACCACGTGCCCACCACCTGTGCTATGTGTTCATGCCCTTCAAGCTAGTGCTCTGTGGACTCGCCAGTG TGGTTCAGGTGTTCTGTGTCATCCCCAAGTACATCCAACCCTTCTTACGCAAGACCCTGGGCACCC CCGTGATGAAGTTAATTAACCGAGTACGACAGGAGTTTGAGTTCAACGTGACAGTTGCCCACCACTTCTCTGTGGATCTCAACGCCTCCCGGAGCTTGTCCCAGGTGGCTCTGGACCTCAAGGAAGCTGTCACCCTGAAGCTGTACCACGTCCGAGAGGCCCTGGCTCTGATGGGCTACACCACACCTCTGCTGCTCACGATTCTCTACCTTCA AGCTCTGCTCTACCGGTACTGTTACCTGAACTGGATCAGTTACGACAACGTCTACATCACCAGCCGATTCCTGCACATGGAGGCTGTCCGCTCCAGGGCAGGACTGCCCACGGTGCTGCCACTCAGTGCCCACGAGGCCAGGCACTACATCCAGCCGG GAGCCCCGGACgtccagagagagggaagcatAGATGGGGAGTGGATGCCAACCAAGGGATGTGTGGACATGTTCACATGGAGAAgcagcctggggggcagggggtcagGATGCCCCAGGAGGGATGGTCCCTCCAGCCTCAGAGCTCCTGCCCACCCTTGCCCAGAAGTCATGACAGCTTCCACAGCAG GTTCCATCTTCCTGTCCCGGTGGGAACAGATATTTTATGTCTTGGCAATCTTCAACCTTGTCCGACACCTGCTCCTCGTGCTGCTCCTGGTCTTCCTGGATTATGCCGTCTTCTGGGTGCTGGACTTGGCACGGCACCAGCTGCAGGGGGAGATTGTGGCCCGCA GCCCCGTGTTAGTATCCATAACCGTGGAAGGCACCGGCTATACTGGGAATGTTTACCGTGATCTGGTGTCAGCGTTCGACGTCCTGCAGCAGAGCAATATCAGTATCTTGTCCCAGCGCTGCCTCCTGCGCCCCTCTGAGCCCAATAGCACCGGTTATATCGTCATTG GCATCATGTACGGCCTCTGCTTCTTCGTCACGCTCTTCGGCAGCTATGTCAGTAGGCTGCGGCGGGTCATCTGTGCCTCCTACTACCCATCCCAGGAGCAG GAGAGGATCTCCTACCTCTACGATTTGCTTCTGAGCCGCCGGAGCAGTCCGCTGGCTGCTCTGCACCGAACCGTGAGGCGGCGGGCAGCTGACCAGGGCCACACAAGTGTCCTCCAGGAGCTGGCCACACG GTTCTCCTGCCTGAATCCGGTTGTCAGCCACTTTTGGCAGCACCAGGACTACTGCCTGGGCTGCGGGCAGCCCCACGCCCAGGAGGACACAGAGAACTTTGTGTCCTGCAGTACTCCAGGCTGCCAAG GTCTCTTCTGCCCCACCTGCTTCCGTCTCCTGCACAACACCTGCTCGGTGTGTGCAGCTCCCCTCTCCCACCAGGGAGACCTGGACCTGGAGCT GGACTCCAGTGACGAGGAAGGCCCCCGCCTATGGCTGGCAGCCGCCCGAAGAAAGGACCGGGAGCAGGAGCGGTTACTGCGCAGGCAGCTGCAGGAGGCCCTGGGCAAGACCCTCTCTTCTGAACCTAGCCCCAAGGTAAG TGACCTGGATGAGAAGGGCTGTTGGCAGAGGACACACAGGTGGCGACCACCTGGGGTCCAGTCTCTCAGGATTCCCATGCCCCCTGGCCCCACAGATGACCTCAGAAATCCTCTGCTCCCAGTTCAGGAGCCCAGCCTCTCAGCTTCTAATCTCCCTGCTCCTgatccctcccacccacccccaaaataa
- the DCST2 gene encoding DC-STAMP domain-containing protein 2 isoform X6, whose protein sequence is MPKVSKDVVYPLGAEESSMTRAAVRSMGAFSLGLSLATAYGLLELLVEGHSPWGCLVGTLTLATFLSLGMGFSRQVRVTVFLLLPQAFSKHGRTLLLVAAFGLVLQGPCANMLRNFTQASEAVACGAELALNQTAEVLERAKQPLVSALSKIKAIAQKTKAVADRIRKFFRSIMDGVKHIARALRNVWYWLLHIGDVCNSELGNPYVKCAHVFENAKDNCMMLIPRAHHLCYVFMPFKLVLCGLASVVQVFCVIPKYIQPFLRKTLGTPVMKLINRVRQEFEFNVTVAHHFSVDLNASRSLSQVALDLKEAVTLKLYHVREALALMGYTTPLLLTILYLQALLYRYCYLNWISYDNVYITSRFLHMEAVRSRAGLPTVLPLSAHEARHYIQPGSIFLSRWEQIFYVLAIFNLVRHLLLVLLLVFLDYAVFWVLDLARHQLQGEIVARSPVLVSITVEGTGYTGNVYRDLVSAFDVLQQSNISILSQRCLLRPSEPNSTGYIVIGIMYGLCFFVTLFGSYVSRLRRVICASYYPSQEQERISYLYDLLLSRRSSPLAALHRTVRRRAADQGHTSVLQELATRFSCLNPVVSHFWQHQDYCLGCGQPHAQEDTENFVSCSTPGCQGLFCPTCFRLLHNTCSVCAAPLSHQGDLDLELDSSDEEGPRLWLAAARRKDREQERLLRRQLQEALGKTLSSEPSPKVSDLDEKGCWQRTHRWRPPGVQSLRIPMPPGPTDDLRNPLLPVQEPSLSASNLPAPDPSHPPPK, encoded by the exons ATGCCCAAAGTCTCAAAGGACGTGGTGTACCCCCTGGGGGCAGAGGAGTCCAGCATGACGCGGGCTGCAGTCCGCAGCATGGGGGCATTTAGCCTGGGCTTGTCCTTGGCCACAGCCTACGGTCTCCTGGAGCTGCTGGTAGAAGGACAtagcccctggggctgcctggtGGGCACCCTCACTCTGGCCACCTTCCTCAGCCTGGGCATGGGATTCTCCCGCCAGGTCCGGGTCACTGTCTTCCTGCTGCTGCCTCAGGCATTCTCCA AGCACGGCCGGACACTGCTGTTGGTGGCTGCCTTTGGGTTGGTGCTTCAAGGACCTTGTGCCAACATGCTGCGCAACTTCACACAGGCCAGCGAGGCTGTGGCCTGTGGGGCCGAACTGGCCTTGAACCAGACTGCGGAAGTGCTGGAGCGGGCCAAGCAGCCTCTTGTCA GTGCTCTGAGCAAGATTAAAGCCATTGCCCAGAAGACCAAAGCGGTGGCTGACCGGATACGCAAGTTCTTTCGGTCAATCATGGATGGTGTGAAGCATATAG CCAGGGCCCTGAGGAACGTGTGGTATTGGCTCCTGCATATCGGTGATGTGTGCAACTCAGAGCTAGGCAACCCGTACGTGAAGTGTGCACATGTCTTCGAAAATGCCAAGGACAACTGCATGATGCTTATACCACGTGCCCACCACCTGTGCTATGTGTTCATGCCCTTCAAGCTAGTGCTCTGTGGACTCGCCAGTG TGGTTCAGGTGTTCTGTGTCATCCCCAAGTACATCCAACCCTTCTTACGCAAGACCCTGGGCACCC CCGTGATGAAGTTAATTAACCGAGTACGACAGGAGTTTGAGTTCAACGTGACAGTTGCCCACCACTTCTCTGTGGATCTCAACGCCTCCCGGAGCTTGTCCCAGGTGGCTCTGGACCTCAAGGAAGCTGTCACCCTGAAGCTGTACCACGTCCGAGAGGCCCTGGCTCTGATGGGCTACACCACACCTCTGCTGCTCACGATTCTCTACCTTCA AGCTCTGCTCTACCGGTACTGTTACCTGAACTGGATCAGTTACGACAACGTCTACATCACCAGCCGATTCCTGCACATGGAGGCTGTCCGCTCCAGGGCAGGACTGCCCACGGTGCTGCCACTCAGTGCCCACGAGGCCAGGCACTACATCCAGCCGG GTTCCATCTTCCTGTCCCGGTGGGAACAGATATTTTATGTCTTGGCAATCTTCAACCTTGTCCGACACCTGCTCCTCGTGCTGCTCCTGGTCTTCCTGGATTATGCCGTCTTCTGGGTGCTGGACTTGGCACGGCACCAGCTGCAGGGGGAGATTGTGGCCCGCA GCCCCGTGTTAGTATCCATAACCGTGGAAGGCACCGGCTATACTGGGAATGTTTACCGTGATCTGGTGTCAGCGTTCGACGTCCTGCAGCAGAGCAATATCAGTATCTTGTCCCAGCGCTGCCTCCTGCGCCCCTCTGAGCCCAATAGCACCGGTTATATCGTCATTG GCATCATGTACGGCCTCTGCTTCTTCGTCACGCTCTTCGGCAGCTATGTCAGTAGGCTGCGGCGGGTCATCTGTGCCTCCTACTACCCATCCCAGGAGCAG GAGAGGATCTCCTACCTCTACGATTTGCTTCTGAGCCGCCGGAGCAGTCCGCTGGCTGCTCTGCACCGAACCGTGAGGCGGCGGGCAGCTGACCAGGGCCACACAAGTGTCCTCCAGGAGCTGGCCACACG GTTCTCCTGCCTGAATCCGGTTGTCAGCCACTTTTGGCAGCACCAGGACTACTGCCTGGGCTGCGGGCAGCCCCACGCCCAGGAGGACACAGAGAACTTTGTGTCCTGCAGTACTCCAGGCTGCCAAG GTCTCTTCTGCCCCACCTGCTTCCGTCTCCTGCACAACACCTGCTCGGTGTGTGCAGCTCCCCTCTCCCACCAGGGAGACCTGGACCTGGAGCT GGACTCCAGTGACGAGGAAGGCCCCCGCCTATGGCTGGCAGCCGCCCGAAGAAAGGACCGGGAGCAGGAGCGGTTACTGCGCAGGCAGCTGCAGGAGGCCCTGGGCAAGACCCTCTCTTCTGAACCTAGCCCCAAGGTAAG TGACCTGGATGAGAAGGGCTGTTGGCAGAGGACACACAGGTGGCGACCACCTGGGGTCCAGTCTCTCAGGATTCCCATGCCCCCTGGCCCCACAGATGACCTCAGAAATCCTCTGCTCCCAGTTCAGGAGCCCAGCCTCTCAGCTTCTAATCTCCCTGCTCCTgatccctcccacccacccccaaaataa
- the DCST2 gene encoding DC-STAMP domain-containing protein 2 isoform X1 yields MPKVSKDVVYPLGAEESSMTRAAVRSMGAFSLGLSLATAYGLLELLVEGHSPWGCLVGTLTLATFLSLGMGFSRQVRVTVFLLLPQAFSKHGRTLLLVAAFGLVLQGPCANMLRNFTQASEAVACGAELALNQTAEVLERAKQPLVSALSKIKAIAQKTKAVADRIRKFFRSIMDGVKHIARALRNVWYWLLHIGDVCNSELGNPYVKCAHVFENAKDNCMMLIPRAHHLCYVFMPFKLVLCGLASVVQVFCVIPKYIQPFLRKTLGTPVMKLINRVRQEFEFNVTVAHHFSVDLNASRSLSQVALDLKEAVTLKLYHVREALALMGYTTPLLLTILYLQALLYRYCYLNWISYDNVYITSRFLHMEAVRSRAGLPTVLPLSAHEARHYIQPGAPDVQREGSIDGEWMPTKGCVDMFTWRSSLGGRGSGCPRRDGPSSLRAPAHPCPEVMTASTAGSIFLSRWEQIFYVLAIFNLVRHLLLVLLLVFLDYAVFWVLDLARHQLQGEIVARSPVLVSITVEGTGYTGNVYRDLVSAFDVLQQSNISILSQRCLLRPSEPNSTGYIVIGIMYGLCFFVTLFGSYVSRLRRVICASYYPSQEQERISYLYDLLLSRRSSPLAALHRTVRRRAADQGHTSVLQELATRFSCLNPVVSHFWQHQDYCLGCGQPHAQEDTENFVSCSTPGCQGLFCPTCFRLLHNTCSVCAAPLSHQGDLDLELDSSDEEGPRLWLAAARRKDREQERLLRRQLQEALGKTLSSEPSPKVSDLDEKGCWQRTHRWRPPGVQSLRIPMPPGPTDDLRNPLLPVQEPSLSASNLPAPDPSHPPPK; encoded by the exons ATGCCCAAAGTCTCAAAGGACGTGGTGTACCCCCTGGGGGCAGAGGAGTCCAGCATGACGCGGGCTGCAGTCCGCAGCATGGGGGCATTTAGCCTGGGCTTGTCCTTGGCCACAGCCTACGGTCTCCTGGAGCTGCTGGTAGAAGGACAtagcccctggggctgcctggtGGGCACCCTCACTCTGGCCACCTTCCTCAGCCTGGGCATGGGATTCTCCCGCCAGGTCCGGGTCACTGTCTTCCTGCTGCTGCCTCAGGCATTCTCCA AGCACGGCCGGACACTGCTGTTGGTGGCTGCCTTTGGGTTGGTGCTTCAAGGACCTTGTGCCAACATGCTGCGCAACTTCACACAGGCCAGCGAGGCTGTGGCCTGTGGGGCCGAACTGGCCTTGAACCAGACTGCGGAAGTGCTGGAGCGGGCCAAGCAGCCTCTTGTCA GTGCTCTGAGCAAGATTAAAGCCATTGCCCAGAAGACCAAAGCGGTGGCTGACCGGATACGCAAGTTCTTTCGGTCAATCATGGATGGTGTGAAGCATATAG CCAGGGCCCTGAGGAACGTGTGGTATTGGCTCCTGCATATCGGTGATGTGTGCAACTCAGAGCTAGGCAACCCGTACGTGAAGTGTGCACATGTCTTCGAAAATGCCAAGGACAACTGCATGATGCTTATACCACGTGCCCACCACCTGTGCTATGTGTTCATGCCCTTCAAGCTAGTGCTCTGTGGACTCGCCAGTG TGGTTCAGGTGTTCTGTGTCATCCCCAAGTACATCCAACCCTTCTTACGCAAGACCCTGGGCACCC CCGTGATGAAGTTAATTAACCGAGTACGACAGGAGTTTGAGTTCAACGTGACAGTTGCCCACCACTTCTCTGTGGATCTCAACGCCTCCCGGAGCTTGTCCCAGGTGGCTCTGGACCTCAAGGAAGCTGTCACCCTGAAGCTGTACCACGTCCGAGAGGCCCTGGCTCTGATGGGCTACACCACACCTCTGCTGCTCACGATTCTCTACCTTCA AGCTCTGCTCTACCGGTACTGTTACCTGAACTGGATCAGTTACGACAACGTCTACATCACCAGCCGATTCCTGCACATGGAGGCTGTCCGCTCCAGGGCAGGACTGCCCACGGTGCTGCCACTCAGTGCCCACGAGGCCAGGCACTACATCCAGCCGG GAGCCCCGGACgtccagagagagggaagcatAGATGGGGAGTGGATGCCAACCAAGGGATGTGTGGACATGTTCACATGGAGAAgcagcctggggggcagggggtcagGATGCCCCAGGAGGGATGGTCCCTCCAGCCTCAGAGCTCCTGCCCACCCTTGCCCAGAAGTCATGACAGCTTCCACAGCAG GTTCCATCTTCCTGTCCCGGTGGGAACAGATATTTTATGTCTTGGCAATCTTCAACCTTGTCCGACACCTGCTCCTCGTGCTGCTCCTGGTCTTCCTGGATTATGCCGTCTTCTGGGTGCTGGACTTGGCACGGCACCAGCTGCAGGGGGAGATTGTGGCCCGCA GCCCCGTGTTAGTATCCATAACCGTGGAAGGCACCGGCTATACTGGGAATGTTTACCGTGATCTGGTGTCAGCGTTCGACGTCCTGCAGCAGAGCAATATCAGTATCTTGTCCCAGCGCTGCCTCCTGCGCCCCTCTGAGCCCAATAGCACCGGTTATATCGTCATTG GCATCATGTACGGCCTCTGCTTCTTCGTCACGCTCTTCGGCAGCTATGTCAGTAGGCTGCGGCGGGTCATCTGTGCCTCCTACTACCCATCCCAGGAGCAG GAGAGGATCTCCTACCTCTACGATTTGCTTCTGAGCCGCCGGAGCAGTCCGCTGGCTGCTCTGCACCGAACCGTGAGGCGGCGGGCAGCTGACCAGGGCCACACAAGTGTCCTCCAGGAGCTGGCCACACG GTTCTCCTGCCTGAATCCGGTTGTCAGCCACTTTTGGCAGCACCAGGACTACTGCCTGGGCTGCGGGCAGCCCCACGCCCAGGAGGACACAGAGAACTTTGTGTCCTGCAGTACTCCAGGCTGCCAAG GTCTCTTCTGCCCCACCTGCTTCCGTCTCCTGCACAACACCTGCTCGGTGTGTGCAGCTCCCCTCTCCCACCAGGGAGACCTGGACCTGGAGCT GGACTCCAGTGACGAGGAAGGCCCCCGCCTATGGCTGGCAGCCGCCCGAAGAAAGGACCGGGAGCAGGAGCGGTTACTGCGCAGGCAGCTGCAGGAGGCCCTGGGCAAGACCCTCTCTTCTGAACCTAGCCCCAAGGTAAG TGACCTGGATGAGAAGGGCTGTTGGCAGAGGACACACAGGTGGCGACCACCTGGGGTCCAGTCTCTCAGGATTCCCATGCCCCCTGGCCCCACAGATGACCTCAGAAATCCTCTGCTCCCAGTTCAGGAGCCCAGCCTCTCAGCTTCTAATCTCCCTGCTCCTgatccctcccacccacccccaaaataa